The following coding sequences lie in one Drosophila sulfurigaster albostrigata strain 15112-1811.04 chromosome 2R, ASM2355843v2, whole genome shotgun sequence genomic window:
- the LOC133839155 gene encoding uncharacterized protein LOC133839155, protein MRGFIVLSLLAAVANADVGGYNYGAGIGSSSSGGSLTSGSLSGGSLSSNQLSGGSVSGGLLLGDSSTGSSVDFANNNQQQQPEYANAEFNKEFFTYSAPEADFEDNRSVGDLAASLKRNLRVLFIRAPENKGLENAALSLAKQAAEQQTAIYVLTKQGDLSSLANKLQNLNHVSAKRPEVHFVKYRTPEDAINAQRTIQQEYDRLGGSSISHNGGVAPVLDFASKQLVQQQQPLLIDERRSGGISVDSIGNGNGGSVVSELEAPAAYVAPAATSPGATYLPVNKAK, encoded by the exons ATGCGCGGATTTATT GTTCTCTCACTGCTGGCAGCAGTCGCCAATGCAGATGTGGGTGGCTACAACTACGGTGCAGGCATTGGCAGCTCTTCTTCTGGCGGCTCGTTGACAAGTGGCTCTCTATCTGGAGGCTCGCTGTCTTCCAATCAGCTGTCTGGTGGCTCTGTCTCGGGTGGCTTACTGCTGGGCGATAGCTCAACTGGCTCATCGGTGGACTtcgccaacaacaatcaacagcagcagcccgAGTATGCCAACGCAGAGTTCAATAAAGAGTTCTTTACTTATTCAGCGCCCGAGGCTGACTTTGAGGACAACAGAAGTGTCGGCGATTTGGCGGCCTCGCTAAAGCGCAATCTGCGTGTGCTCTTCATTCGTGCGCCCGAGAACAAGGGTCTGGAGAATGCCGCATTGTCGCTGGCCAAACAGGCGGCCGAACAACAGACAGCCATCTATGTGCTGACCAAGCAGGGAGATCTCTCCAGTCTGGCCAACAAGCTGCAGAATCTGAACCACGTCAGCGCCAAGCGCCCTGAGGTGCACTTTGTCAAGTATCGTACCCCCGAAGATGCCATCAATGCGCAGCGCACCATTCAGCAGGAATACGACCGCTTGGGCGGTTCTTCCATCTCACACAATGGCGGCGTTGCCCCCGTGCTTGACTTTGCTTCGAAGCAATtggtgcaacagcagcagccgctacTTATCGACGAGCGCCGATCGGGTGGCATTAGTGTGGACTCaattggcaatggcaatggtgGCTCCGTTGTCTCGGAGCTGGAGGCGCCTGCTGCCTACGTTGCGCCAGCGGCAACGTCGCCTGGTGCCACCTACTTGCCAGTGAACAAGGCCAAGTAG